The Pararhizobium sp. IMCC21322 sequence TGTGGTTGATAGCTAGGGTCTTGGTACATCTCCCGCAAACCATGCGCGCTGTCGTCCTGCGAGGGCAGGGCTTTGACAATCTGGCGCTGGAAGACGTGCCTTTACCAAGGCCGGGTCCAAATCAGGCATTGGTGCGCGTCGATGCTGCCGGCATATGTGCATCGCTGGTAAAAATGATTGCTCAGGGCAATGACCACACCTTTCTTTATGGCTGGGACTTGTCGCAATTTCCGTCCATTTTGGGGGATGAAGGGTCGGTAACCCTGATGGAGCTGGGCCAGAACCTTCAGGCTCAGAATCGGCAGGGGAAATATAGCCTTGGAACGCGCTATGTGGTGCAGCCCGCGGTTGATGCGGCTCCCGTCAATCATCTGGAGCGCTATCGCAACAATGGCGCAGGCGTCAGCAAGATCGCCTGTGGCTATACGCTGCCGGGCCATCTGGCAGAATATATGCTGATACCCGAAGAAGTTTTTGCCGCAAAATGTCTGATCGAGATACCGGATCAAACCATGCCTTTGGCCCATGCTGCTATTGCTGAGCCAATCTCCTGTTGTGTCTCAGGACAGTTTCATCACATGCATTTGCAACAGCAAGCACTGACCGAGCCGCGCAAGGCTGTTGCGGGCCTGAAGCGCGGGGGAACCACCGTCGTCATCGGGCTGGGGGCCATGGGCCGCATGCATGTTGATGTTGCTTTGGCACAGGGTCCTGCCAATCTGGTAGCGTCCGATCCCATGCCATCACGCCGGGACCGTGCTTTGTCCGATTTTGCAGCCAAGGCCAAGGCCAATAAGTGCCAGCTGAAAGTTGTGCACCCGGATGATCTGGCCGCCGAAGTCCAGACAAGTACCGGCGGTCGGGGCGCGGATGATCTGATCATTGCGGTCGGTCATCCCAAGGTGGTTGAGGCCTCGGTGCCCTTATTGGGCAAAGGCGGTGTTGCCAATTTCTTTGGTGGTTTGAAACACGGTCAGGAATTTGTCAGCCTGAACGCCAATCGCATCCATTATGATGAAACCGTCATCACCGGCTCCTCCGGCGGCACGGCATGGGACATTGCACAGACGCTGAGCTGGATATCTGAAGGTCAGATTGATCCATCCCGGCACATTGCAAAGATTGGCGGTCTTCAACACGCCATTGAGATGATCAACGACGTTAAAGACCAGCACCTTGACGGCAAGGCCGTGCTCTACCCGCATTATCCACTCACTGATGCTTTTGAGGTTCCTGAATGGACGGCGCTGGATGAAACATCGCTTCTGACGGGGGCGCGCTGAATTATGGGGCGCATCTTTGTTGGTATTGGTTTCGGTGCCATTCAAACCGGATTGTTTTTGAGAGAAGCGCAGCGTTCAGGTAATTTTGACCGCTATGTGGTCGCCATGCGCAGACAAAATCTCGCAAAGGCGCTGAGCGACAGGGGAACGGTCACTGTCAATATTGCCATGCACGATGGCATCGTCGTTGAAACCTACACAGATATCGAGGCTCGCTGTCTGTCCGTGAAGGAAGATCTTGTCAGCTTGCAGCAGGACCTGCTGGCAGCCCACGAAATTTCTGTCGCCGTTTCCAGCGTCGATGATTACGTGTCTGATCACCCCAACAGCCTGCACCGGTTGATTGCCCAGGCCATCGCCGGCAAAATGCGCGGTGAAGGGCCAAAAGTGCTGATTTACTCTTCCGAAAATCATAATGAGGCAGCGTCTTTGCTGCAGCAGGCCATTCTGTCTGCCTTGCCGGAAACTGATCATGCGACCGCGAACAAAGTGTTTCAAACGGTTGATACGGTCATTGGGAAAATGTCGCGCGTTATCCGTGATCAGGACGAAATTGCGCAAGCGGCTCTGGCACCGTCATTTGATGGCGGAGACGAGGCGTTTCTGGTTGAGGCCTTCAACAATATTCTGGTCAGCCAAGTGGATCCGGCACGTAGCAGCGGGCGCGCAATTTCCCAATTGGTGGAAAAGGCGGATTTAACCCCGTTTGAACACGCCAAAATACATGGCCACAATGCCACCCATGCCGGCTTTGCCTATGTGGGTCAGGTGTTGGGCCTGAAATGGATGGCCGATGTTGCCGCAATTCCTGAAGTTTTCAGCTTCTTCCGGGATGCCTTTCTGGAGGAATCCGGTGAAGCCCTGATCCGGCTGCATGGCGGCAAGGACCCGCTTTTTACGAGTGATGGCTACCGCGCTTATGTGGATGATTTGCTGGCACGCATGGCCAATCCATGGCTGCGCGATACATGCGAACGCATTGGCCGTGATGTGTCCCGCAAACTGGGTTGGGATGATCGGCTGATTGGCACAATTCGCCTTGTACGCTCTCAAAATATTTCTGCCGAACGCTATGGTTTTGCAGCGTTGGCGGCTTTCGAGACCCTGGGAAATGGGCCTGAAATCATGATCAAAAGCTGGATGAAAAGCGGCGCCTCGGCAACCGAAGCAGAAGAGATGGCGGACTTCTTGAACGCTCTGCAATCCGATTATCATACCTGGCGTACTGGATTGCCCAACCCGACCGAGACACATATTGGAAATCACGGAACCAAAAGGAACATTGAATGACCAAGCATCGCCTGAACCGTTTTCTGGGAGCCGATGGAAAGTGCTTCGACGTTGCAATTGACCATGGCTTCTTCAACGAGCCGGGTTTTTTGTCTGGTATTGAAGACATGCGTGACGCAGTTGCCACGGTGGCACAGGCGCAGCCCGATGCCGTCCAACTGTCGCCCGGCATGGCAAGGCATTTGCAGGCCATTCCCGGCAAGGACAAACCGTCTTTGGTGCTGCGCACCGATGTTGCCAACATCTATGCCAAAGACCTGCCGCAATATCTGTTTTCCCAGATCGTTGAAAACGCGGTGGAACAGGCTGTGCAACTGGATGCGGCGTGCCTGTGCGTCAATCTGCTCTTGATGCCCAATCAGCCGGAAGTTCATGCGCAATGTGTCAGCAATATTGCGCGCCTCAAACCGGAAGCCGATGCTGCCGGCATGCCACTGATGGTCGAGCCATTGGTCATGCAGGACAATGCAAAAGCCGGTGGCTACATGGTAAATGGCGATTTGGCGCTGATCCGCACCCTGGTGCGGCAGGCTGTTGAAATGGGCGCCGATGTCATCAAGGCAGACCCGACTGATGATGTGGCCGAATACCACAAGGTCGTGGAAGCCGCCTCTGGCATTCCCATTCTGGTGCGCGGTGGTGGCCGGGTATCTGATGCGGAAATTCTTCAGCGGACAACCGACCTTATGGAGCAGGGAGCCATGGGCATTGTCTATGGCCGCAATGTGATTCAGCACGACCACCCGGCTGCCATCACCAAAGCCCTGATGGCCATCGTTCACGAAGGCATGTCGCCAGAAGATGCTCTGGCCATGATGCAAGATCTGTCATCATGAAGGACATCCGCTTTGGTGTCATAGGCGGTGGTTTGATGGGCAAGGAATTTGCCTCTGCCGCTGCCCGGTGGCTGCATCTGGAGTTCAAGGATGCAAGGCCTGTCATCAAAGGCATCTGCGATATCAATCCAGATGCCAGATCCTGGTTCACAGACAACATTCCGTCCTGCACCCTGTCTACGGGTGATTATCAGGAGATGCTGGCCAGCGATCAGATTGATGCCATTTACTGTGCAGTGCCGCACAATCTGCATCAGCAGCTCTATTGCGATATCATTCGGTCCGGCAAACATCTGATGGGCGAGAAACCGTTCGGGATAGATCAGGCTGCCAATGCTGCGATCATGTCCTGCATTGAAGAACACCCTAATGTGCTGGTGCGCTCAAGTTCGGAATTTCCGTTTTTCCCCGGCGCATTGGCCATTTCGCGCGCTATTGAAGAGGATGTATTTGGACAGATTGTCGGCGTTCGTGCCGGATTCCATCACGCCTCGGACCTGGATCCAGACAAGGCAATCAACTGGAAGCGCATGATCGCGGTGAATGGCGCGTATGGTTGCATGGGCGATCTGGGTTTGCATGTGATGCATATTCCTTTGCGCTTTGGCTGGAAGCCAACCCGGATTGCAGCTCAACTGAGCAATATCATGACCACGCGGCCAGATGGCAAAGGCAACATTGTTCCGTGTGAAACCTGGGACAATGGCGCGATCCACACCATGGTGGAAGGGTTCGGTCAGCCATTCCCTTTGACGATGGAGACAAAACGCATTGCGCCCGGCGAGATGAACACCTGGTTCATCAAGGTCGAGGGGACGAAAAAGTCCATGGCCTACTCCACCAAATATCCCAAGACGCTGCAAATTATGGATTATCAACCAGGAGTGGCGCAGGCATGGCAGCATGTTGATCTTGGTTACAATTCAGCCTATCCGACGATCACCGGCGGTATTTTTGAATTTGGCTTCTCGGACAGCTTCCAGCAAATGTGGTGTGCGTTTCTGGATGAGTTGGTGAACGGCAAGAAGGCTATGTACCAACCATTTCATTGTGCTACACCGGCTGAAACTGCGGCCAGCCATGACATTATGACGGCAGCCATTAAAAACGCTATCTGAAGGGGGCCAAATGCCAAAACTCCATATTTGCGGCGAAGCACTGATCGATTTTGTACCGTTCGAAGGTGCTGAAGGTCAGGTCGGATACACACC is a genomic window containing:
- a CDS encoding Gfo/Idh/MocA family protein, with translation MMKDIRFGVIGGGLMGKEFASAAARWLHLEFKDARPVIKGICDINPDARSWFTDNIPSCTLSTGDYQEMLASDQIDAIYCAVPHNLHQQLYCDIIRSGKHLMGEKPFGIDQAANAAIMSCIEEHPNVLVRSSSEFPFFPGALAISRAIEEDVFGQIVGVRAGFHHASDLDPDKAINWKRMIAVNGAYGCMGDLGLHVMHIPLRFGWKPTRIAAQLSNIMTTRPDGKGNIVPCETWDNGAIHTMVEGFGQPFPLTMETKRIAPGEMNTWFIKVEGTKKSMAYSTKYPKTLQIMDYQPGVAQAWQHVDLGYNSAYPTITGGIFEFGFSDSFQQMWCAFLDELVNGKKAMYQPFHCATPAETAASHDIMTAAIKNAI
- a CDS encoding zinc-binding dehydrogenase translates to MVHLPQTMRAVVLRGQGFDNLALEDVPLPRPGPNQALVRVDAAGICASLVKMIAQGNDHTFLYGWDLSQFPSILGDEGSVTLMELGQNLQAQNRQGKYSLGTRYVVQPAVDAAPVNHLERYRNNGAGVSKIACGYTLPGHLAEYMLIPEEVFAAKCLIEIPDQTMPLAHAAIAEPISCCVSGQFHHMHLQQQALTEPRKAVAGLKRGGTTVVIGLGAMGRMHVDVALAQGPANLVASDPMPSRRDRALSDFAAKAKANKCQLKVVHPDDLAAEVQTSTGGRGADDLIIAVGHPKVVEASVPLLGKGGVANFFGGLKHGQEFVSLNANRIHYDETVITGSSGGTAWDIAQTLSWISEGQIDPSRHIAKIGGLQHAIEMINDVKDQHLDGKAVLYPHYPLTDAFEVPEWTALDETSLLTGAR
- a CDS encoding class I fructose-bisphosphate aldolase, producing the protein MTKHRLNRFLGADGKCFDVAIDHGFFNEPGFLSGIEDMRDAVATVAQAQPDAVQLSPGMARHLQAIPGKDKPSLVLRTDVANIYAKDLPQYLFSQIVENAVEQAVQLDAACLCVNLLLMPNQPEVHAQCVSNIARLKPEADAAGMPLMVEPLVMQDNAKAGGYMVNGDLALIRTLVRQAVEMGADVIKADPTDDVAEYHKVVEAASGIPILVRGGGRVSDAEILQRTTDLMEQGAMGIVYGRNVIQHDHPAAITKALMAIVHEGMSPEDALAMMQDLSS